The genomic stretch CATCGGTTTCGCGAAGCTGCAGATGCAAAGCGACCTCTCGCTCTCCGACGCCGTCTACGGCCTCGGCGCGGGCATCTTCTTCCTCGGCTACGTGCTGTTCGAGATCCCGAGCAATCTGCTGCTGCCGAAAGTGGGCGCGCGCCGCACCATCGCCCGCATTCTCGTGCTCTGGGGCTTGACCTCGGCCTCCATGATGTTCGTGCGCAACGTGCCCATGTTCTACGGACTGCGCTTCCTGCTGGGCGTGTTCGAAGCGGGCTTCGCGCCGGGCATGATCTTCTACCTCACGTACTGGTACGGCGAGAAGCGCATGGCGCGCGCGATCGCCATCGTGATGACGGCCGGTCCGCTCTCGGGCGTGGTGGGCGGCCCGCTCTCCGCGTGGGCGATGACAACGTTCAACGGCGCGCTCGGTCTCGAAGGCTGGCAGTGGATGTTCCTTATCGAAGGCCTGCCGTGCGTGCTGCTGGGCGTGCTCGCGTGGTTCGTGCTCGCCGACCGCCCCGAAGACGCGCGCTGGCTCTCCGACGACGACCGCACGCTGCTGCGCGCCCAGACGCGCGGCAACACCGCCGCGCACCACGGCTCGTTCCTGAGCGTGGCCGCCGACCCGCGCATCTATCTGATGGCGTTCGCCTACTTCTGCGTGATCTGCGGCATCTACGCGGTCAACTTCTGGCTGCCGAGCATTCTCAAGGCCGACGGCGTGACCGACACGATGCAGATCGGCTTCTACACGATGATCCCGTACCTCGCGGCTGTAATCGGCATGGTCGTGGTGGGCCGCAGTTCCGACCGCCGCGGCGAGCGCCGCTGGCACAGCGCGCTGCCTTCGCTGCTGGCCGGCGTGTGTCTTGCCATCGCCACGATGTCGGGCGGCAATCTCGTCGTCTCGCTGCTGTTCATGACCATCGCCACGCTGATGATGTGGGCCGCCTACACGGTGTTCTGGGCGATTCCGTCCGAGTATCTGAAAGGCGACGTGGCGGCGGGCGGCATCGCGCTCATCAATACGATCGGCCTGCTGGGCGGCTTCCTGAGCCCGACCATCATCGGCTTCGCGCAGTCCATGACGGGCTCGCTGCACGCCGGGCTGTACGTGATGGTCGCGTTGCTCGTGATTGGCGCGGGTCTGTTGATGGCGATCCGCGTGCCGAAGCGTCACCCGCAGGTCGGCGACGCCACGGCCGACGCGCTCGCCGCCGCGAACCGTCTGTAACGCGGCTGGCACGCGGCTGACACGCGGCTGGCACAACAGGTTGCGTCGATCACGACTGTCGTGCCGGCTACCGATTCAGCCGATACGCCCGATTCGGCCGGCGATGCTACGGCGCGCCTGGCGGCCGCATCGCTTCGGCGCGAGATGCATCGCGGCTGTGCGCGCAGCCTGCGCAGGGTGTGTCCGCGCAATCCGCACGCGCCACCCGCGCCACCCTTTTCGAACCGCGCGAGCGCGGCCCGTCGCCCTTCGCAGCTTGCCGCGACGCCGTGCCGCCTCGACGCCCGCATGGAGATTTCCGCCTTGACCCAAACCATCCTGATCGCTGGCTTCCAGCACGAAACCAACACCTTCGCGCCCTCGAAGGCCGCCTACGAAAATTTCGCGCGCGGCGAAGGCCACCCGGCCATGCCGCGCGGCGCGGCCATGCTGGAACTGCGCGACGTGAATCTGCCCGCCGGGGGCTTCATCCGCGCCGCCGAAGCCGAAGGCTGGGCGCTCGTGCCCGTGCTGTGGGCGGGCGCGAGCCCGTCCGCGCACGTGAGCGCCGACGCCTACGAGCGCATTGCCGGCGAGATCGTGGCGGCGGTGGAACGGGGCGGCTTCGACGCCGTGTACCTCGACCTGCACGGCGCGATGGTCAGCGAGAATTTCGACGACGGCGAAGGCGAGTTGCTCGCCCGCGTACGGCGCGCGGTGGGCCCGGCCATTCCCGTGGTCGCGTCGCTCGACCTGCACGCGAACGTCACCGAACGCATGCTCGCGAACGCCGACGCGCTCGTTGCCTATCGCACCTATCCGCACGTGGACATGGCCGAAACCGGCGCGCGCGCGGCCGCGCTGCTCAAGACGCTGTTCGAGCGCGGCGGCCAGCGCGGCGGAGAAAGCGGCGGAGAATCAGGCAACCCGCGCGGCGCCTCGTTGGCCCGCGCCGTGCGGCGGCTGCCCTTCCTCATTCCGATCAACGGCATGTGCACGTTGCTGGAGCCGTCGCGCTCGATGTACGCGCTGCTCGGCGAACACGAGCAAGGCGCGGTGCGCTCGCTCTCGTTCGCGCCCGGCTTTCCGGCCGCCGATTTCCCCGAGTGCGGCCCCGTGATCTGGGGCTACGGCGACACGCCCGAGGCCGCCGAAGCCGCCGTGGGCGCGCTCTACGAACGCATGCTCGCCGACGAAGCCCAATGGCAGGTGCCGTTCCTCGCGCCCGACGCGGCCGTGGCCGAAGCGCAGCGCCTCGCCGCCGACGCCTCGCACGCGAAAACCGGCCCGGTCGTGATCGCCGACACCCAGGACAACCCCGGCGCGGGCGCCGATTCGAACACGGCCGGCATGCTGCGCGCGCTCGTGAACGCCAACGCGCAGGACGCCGCCATGGGCCTCTTCTTCGACCCGCAAGCCGCCGCGGCCGCGCACGCGGCGGGCGTGGGCGCGACGCTCGCGCTGTCGCTCGGCGGCAAGAGCGGCGTGCCCGGCGACACGCCGTTCGAGGGCAATTTCGAAGTGGTCGCGCTCTCCGACGGCCGCTGCCGCTACGACGGCCCGATGATGCACGGCATGCAGGTGGAGATGGGGCCGGTGGCGTGTCTGCGCATCGGCGGCGTGCTGCTCGCGGTGAGCTCGACCAAGGCGCAGATGCTCGACCGCAATCTCTATCGCGTGGCCGGCATCGAACCCGAGCGCATGAAGATTCTCGTCAACAAGAGTTCGGTGCATTTTCGCGCCGACTTCGAACCGATCGCGCGCGCCGTGCTGGTCGCGAAAGCGCCCGGCCCGATGACCGCCGACCCCGCCGATCTGCCGTGGAAACATCTGAAGCCCGGCATTCGCCTGCGGCCGCGAGGACCGGCTTTCGCGGGGTGATTCTCTAACTGATTCTCTGGCTGATTCTCTGGCTGATTCGCAGGCTGAATCACGGTCTGCAAAAGGAATGAAAACGGCCTGAAAACGGGCAACCGCGCGACGCGCGCGTGCATGCGCGCCCTCTCGCGGTGCATTTTTGAGACGTTCGAGTGCGCACTACGCCCCGCGTCAGCGTGACCGCACTCGAATTCGCGACGAAGCACGCCAAAAACACACACCACGCAGCGCTGGCACGATTCCCGCTTAAAGGAGTGGGCAAGGAGCCGGCGCAGCATCCGGTTCGGACAATCTGGAAATGGACGGCTAGGGTTCCGGTCTGCACACGCAGGCGCTGGTCCGAGAGCTGTCGACCTCTGGCGAGGTTACACGGCGGGATAAAAGCCCGGGAGAGAACGCGATGATTCGCGCTGCTCCCTGCCGTCGTCAACCGCTCCTTCCGAGGTCAACCTCATGCGCAAGCTTGCACGCTGTCTTGGCATCGCCGCTCTCTCCCTCGCCGCACTCGCCTCTCACTCCGCCTTCGCGGCGGGACGCACCGACTTCAAGGTTTGCTGGACCATCTACGCGGGCTGGATGCCGTGGGGCGAGGCCAAAACCCAGGGCATCGTCTCCAAATGGGCGAAGAAGTACGGCATCAATATCGATGTCGTGCAACTGAACGACTACGTCGAATCGATCAATCAGTACACGGCCGGCAAGTTCGACGGCTGCGCGATGACCAACATGGACGCGCTCACCATTCCGGCTTCGGGCGGCGTGGATTCGACGGCGCTCATCGTCAGCGACTATTCGAACGGCAACGACGGCGTGCTCATGAAGGGCAAAGGCAAGACGCTCGCCGACCTGAAGGGTCAGCAGGTCAACCTCGTGCAGTTCTCCGTCTCGCACTATCTGCTCGCACGCGCGCTCGACAGCGCCCATATGAGCGAGCGCGATCTCAAGGTCGTGAATACTTCGGACGCCGACATTTCCGGCGCGTTCGCCACGCCCACGGTGCACAACGCCGTCACGTGGAATCCCATGCTCTCCGACCTCAAGGCGCAGCCCAACGTGACCGAAGTGTTCGATTCGAGCAAGATTCCCGGCGAGATCATGGACATGATGGTCGTCAACACGAAGACCCTGCAGCAGAACCCGGCGCTCGGCAAGGCGCTCACCGGCGCATGGTTCGAGATGGTCGCGCTGATGCACGGCAACTCGCCGGCAACGACCTCGGCGCTCACGGCCATGGCCAAGGCGTCCGGCACCGACCTCGCCAACTTCAAGGGCCAGCTCTCGACCACCGCGCTGTTCTACACGCCGCAGGCCGCGCTCAGCTTCGTCACGAGCCCCGACATGCCGAAGATCATGACGCGCGTCGCGCAGTTCTCGTTCGATCACGGTCTGCTCGGCCAGGACGCGAAAAGCGCCGACGCCGTGGGCATGGCGTTCGACAAGGGCGTCGTGACCGGCAACAAGAACAACGTGAAGCTGCGCTTCGACCCGAGCTATGTCGCCATGGCGGCGGCGGGCAAGCTCTGACGCGCGGTTCATGCCTCGCAACACGCTTCGAACCCCGCTTTAGAACAAGGCGCTCACCATGCGACTCATCAACCGACATCCGAG from Paraburkholderia acidisoli encodes the following:
- a CDS encoding M81 family metallopeptidase yields the protein MTQTILIAGFQHETNTFAPSKAAYENFARGEGHPAMPRGAAMLELRDVNLPAGGFIRAAEAEGWALVPVLWAGASPSAHVSADAYERIAGEIVAAVERGGFDAVYLDLHGAMVSENFDDGEGELLARVRRAVGPAIPVVASLDLHANVTERMLANADALVAYRTYPHVDMAETGARAAALLKTLFERGGQRGGESGGESGNPRGASLARAVRRLPFLIPINGMCTLLEPSRSMYALLGEHEQGAVRSLSFAPGFPAADFPECGPVIWGYGDTPEAAEAAVGALYERMLADEAQWQVPFLAPDAAVAEAQRLAADASHAKTGPVVIADTQDNPGAGADSNTAGMLRALVNANAQDAAMGLFFDPQAAAAAHAAGVGATLALSLGGKSGVPGDTPFEGNFEVVALSDGRCRYDGPMMHGMQVEMGPVACLRIGGVLLAVSSTKAQMLDRNLYRVAGIEPERMKILVNKSSVHFRADFEPIARAVLVAKAPGPMTADPADLPWKHLKPGIRLRPRGPAFAG
- a CDS encoding MFS transporter; this translates as MSVSPAPTIASDARQAALYRRLNWRILPFLLICYLFACLDRLNIGFAKLQMQSDLSLSDAVYGLGAGIFFLGYVLFEIPSNLLLPKVGARRTIARILVLWGLTSASMMFVRNVPMFYGLRFLLGVFEAGFAPGMIFYLTYWYGEKRMARAIAIVMTAGPLSGVVGGPLSAWAMTTFNGALGLEGWQWMFLIEGLPCVLLGVLAWFVLADRPEDARWLSDDDRTLLRAQTRGNTAAHHGSFLSVAADPRIYLMAFAYFCVICGIYAVNFWLPSILKADGVTDTMQIGFYTMIPYLAAVIGMVVVGRSSDRRGERRWHSALPSLLAGVCLAIATMSGGNLVVSLLFMTIATLMMWAAYTVFWAIPSEYLKGDVAAGGIALINTIGLLGGFLSPTIIGFAQSMTGSLHAGLYVMVALLVIGAGLLMAIRVPKRHPQVGDATADALAAANRL
- a CDS encoding putative urea ABC transporter substrate-binding protein, giving the protein MRKLARCLGIAALSLAALASHSAFAAGRTDFKVCWTIYAGWMPWGEAKTQGIVSKWAKKYGINIDVVQLNDYVESINQYTAGKFDGCAMTNMDALTIPASGGVDSTALIVSDYSNGNDGVLMKGKGKTLADLKGQQVNLVQFSVSHYLLARALDSAHMSERDLKVVNTSDADISGAFATPTVHNAVTWNPMLSDLKAQPNVTEVFDSSKIPGEIMDMMVVNTKTLQQNPALGKALTGAWFEMVALMHGNSPATTSALTAMAKASGTDLANFKGQLSTTALFYTPQAALSFVTSPDMPKIMTRVAQFSFDHGLLGQDAKSADAVGMAFDKGVVTGNKNNVKLRFDPSYVAMAAAGKL